Within Pseudomonas cichorii, the genomic segment GATGCCGTCGGGGTTGCGCCCGGCGGCTACGGCGCTGGCGCGGACCTTGTCCACTTGCTCACGGGTCGCGGCCTTGTTCTGGCCGCTGATGAATACGCACTCGGCATTCTGCCCGGCGAACTGCAAGCCTCGTTCCGAGCTGCCAGCCTGAAACAGTACCGGCGTTCGTTGCGGTGACGGTTCGCACAGGTGATAACCCTCGACCTGATAGAACTCGCCCTTGTGCCGGACCTTGTGGACTTTGTCCGGTCTGGCGTAGACGCGCTGTTCACGATCATTGATGACCGCGCCATCTTCCCAACTGCCTTCCCAGAGTTTGTACAGCACTTCCAGATATTCGTCGGCCTGATCGTAGCGGCGGTCATGTTCGACCTGCTCGGTCAGGCCCATGGCCCTGGCCGCGCTGTCGAGATAGCCAGTGACGATATTCCAGCCCACCCGGCCACGGCTCAGGTGATCCAGCGTCGACATGCGCCGGGCGAACAGATAGGGCGTTTCATAGGTCAGGTTGGCGGTCAGGCCGAAGCCGAGGTTGCGGGTGACCGCCGCCATGGCCGACACCAGCAGCAACGGGTCGTTGACCGGTAACTGGATCGACTCCTTGAGCGTGACGTCCACCGAGTTCTGATACACGTCGTACACGCCGACGATATCGGCGATGAACAGCCCGTCGAACAGGCCGCGCTCCAGCAGTTGTGCCAGCTCGGTCCAGTATTCCAGGGTCTTGTACTGGGTGGAGTTGTCCCGTGGATGTGTCCACAGACCATGGTTGATATGGCCGATGCAGTTCATGTTGAACGCATTGAGCAGGATTTTCTTCTTGGCCATCAGAGGGTCCCCCGGCGTGGAGGATTGGTGTCGTTGAGGTAGTAATTGCCGATGGCGTGATACTTCCAGCGCACCGGGTCATGCAGCGTATGCACGCGGGCATTGCGCCAGTGACGGTCCAGCCCGTGTTCGGCCAGCGTCGACTGGCTGCCGGCCAGTTCAAACAGTCTGCTTCCTGCTTCCAGCGAAATTTCCGTGCTGATGGCGCGGGCCTCTGCCACGGCGATGGACGCAGCGGCCAGGGTCTGGTCGTTGCTGTCGGCCTGGGCGATGTCGAGATATTCGCCAGCCCGTTCGAGCAAGGCTTCGGCTGCATGCAGGCGGATACCCAGCTTGCCGAAGCTGTGCAGGGTCAGCGGGTCGTCCACGGCTTTTTCTATACCTGAATCGATCCATGGCCGCGTGCGGGTGCGCACGAATACCAAGGCGTCTTCAAAGGCTGCACGGGCAATGCCGGTGTCGATGGCCGCATGGAGAATCTGCGCCAGCGGGCCGACCGTGGTCGGGCGCTCGAAAGCGCTCTGGAACGGGATGACATCCTCGGCGCTGACATACACATGCTCGAACACCACCGAGCCGCTGCCGGTGGTGCGCTGGCCGAAGCCGCTCCAGTCATCGATAACGCTCAGGCCCGTGCTGTCGTGGGGTACGAAAGCCAGTTGCTGAATGCCTTGGTCGTCAATGACCGAGGTCGGAATCCGCTGGGCGTACAGCGCGCCAGTGGCGTAGAACTTGCGGCCGTTGATGCGATAACCGTCGCCATCACGCTCCAGACGTGTGGTGCGTTCGCTGGCGGTTTTGGTGCCCAGCTCTGCGAGGGCATTGCCGAAGCGTTTCCCGGCCAGCACTTCGGCATACAGGCGTGCCTGTTGCTGTTCGCTGCCATTCACGCGCAGCACTTCAAGGGCGTAGAAATGGTTCTGCGGGATCTGCCCCAGCGAGCCGTCAGCCTGGGCGATTATCTGTACGACCTTGGCCAGGGTGACAGTGGACACGCCCGCGCCACCGAAGGCTTTGGGCACACTGATGCCCCACAGGCCGGACTGGCTGAACAGGTCGAGTTCGGGGGTCGGCAGACGGCGTTCGCGGTCACGCAGGGCGCTGTCGGTGGTGAATGTCTGCGCCAGTTCGCTGGCCACTTGCAGGGCCTGCGCGTCACTGGTGATCACGACAGGGGGTGGAGTGAAGCTCATAACGATGTTCTCCAGTTGTCTGGTTCAAATCCAGGAGTGGCGTGCGGGCAGGGTGCCGTTCAGATGCCAGGCGCCGACGGCGTAGTATTTCCAGCGCACCGGGTCATGGAGGGTGTGGACGCGGGCATTGCGCCAGTGACGGTCGAGATTGAACTGCGCCAGGGTGGCGCGGCTGCCGGCCAGCTCGAACAGCTTTTCACTGGCGAGCAACGAGATTTCCGTGGTCAGTACCTTAGCGCGGGCCACTGCAATGGAGGCGCGGGCTGCGGAGTCCTCGTCGATTGGCGCAGCATTCACTTCGTCGAGGGTCTGGGCGGCCTTGCGCAAGAGGGCTTCGGCGGCATGCAGGTCGAGTTTCAGCTTGCCGATATCAGCGATGACATAAGGGTCGTCACTGGCTCGCTCGACGTTGGCATCGACCCATGGACGAGCACGCTCGCGTACAAAGGTGATGGCCTCGTCGATGGCCTCGCGAGCGATACCTGCATCAATGGCGGCTTGAATCAGTTGTGAGACAGCGCCCTGAATATTTGGAGTCAGCGCCAGGCGCCAGTTGTCGACCACGTGCTCGGCTTCCACCGGTACGTTATTGAGCAATACCGTGCCACTGGCCGTAGTGCGCTGGCCGAAGCCTGACCAGTCATCGACGATGCTCAGGCCCGGCGCGCCGCGTTTCACGAAGGCCATGACCTGCCGACCTTCGTCATCCAGGGCCTTGACCGCGACCCAATGGGCGAACAAGGCGCCGGTGGAATAGAACTTCTGGCCGTTGATGACAAAGCGGTCGCCGTCGGCGGTGATACGGGCCTTGAGTTCCAGCGTGTTTTTCGTACCTCGCTCGGGCCCGGCATTGCCGATGCGCCAGCCATCGAGGACGCTTTGAAACAGGGACTTCTTTTGCTGTTCGTTGGCACCGTCCTGCAGCAGATGAAGGATGCCGAACTGGTTCTGCGGAATCTGCCCGAGTGCAGGGTCAGCGGCCGAGATGATCCGGAATACTTCGGCAATGGTCACGAAGGAAACCTGCGGGCCACCATAAGCCTTGGGAACGGAAATGCTGCCCAGCCCGTTACGGGTGAACTGCTCGATTTCCGGCCAGGGCAGCCTGCGTTCCTGATCCCTTCTGGCTGCATTCAGGCGTGCGATGCCTGCCAGCTCATGGGCGGCAGCAATGGCCTGGGCGTCGTTGTGCAACACCCTGGCCGGGAGTAACAAGGGCGCAACATCCGGCTCTTGTGAAGTCGAGATGTGCTGGGCAGTGTTTTTAGGCAATGCCCTGGTGTTATCCACGGGGGTAATTGTGAAAGAGACCATCGGAACCTCATAGCGGGTGCCGCCCGTGGGGGCAGCAAGAGAACATCGCGAAGTCCGGTGGTCCGGTTCATATACCCTAATCTTGTATCAATTATTTTAAAACGTGAATTTTGGAATAAGCATAGATGGCAAATGCTGGCTACCCGGTGGGTCCTTGACGGGAGGCCCTGGCAGCCAGGTAAGGTGGCCTTTTGCTTGATGTTAGTTGTATGTGCGCTGAGGGTTTTATGGCAGTTATATGGATGTAATCTTGTTAATTACTGAGTGAGCCCTCATGAGGTTTGTCGGGGTTTTTATAAATGATGATGTGAAAAACGCCAGCGGTTCATGAGCGCAAAACATACTCATGCAAGGCTGGCGTATAGGCGATGAGGGTTATTAAGGCTCACCGGGGTAGTTCACTTGATTTCCGGATTCTTATTTCCCGTGGCGGTGCCCAATGAGAGTTGTTTCCTACCCGGTCAATGACACAGTAAGTGGCCTCCAGTTGTTCGCCGCCGGCCTCGCGTATCAGGGTTGCCGGTACGACTACATCAATGGGTTCCCCGACATCTTCGAGAGTCAGAGGTGGCAGGTCCATGCGCAGGTCTCCCCATCGCAGGGTAATTTCGTCATGGGGTGCCATGTTCAGATAAGGCTCGATCGTCATCGGCAGACCGCTGTTCATATGCCGCGTGCTCAAGCCGCGGCGAACTACCGAAGGCGGCAGTGACAGTGGCGCCAGCCCCTGATTTTCCTCATCTACAGGGTCCAGCAACTGGCCGCCGGGTGCGTCCAGCTTGACCCAGATCTTGCAGATGGGCGAGGTTACAGGCGCTCCGCCTACTTTCATCATCCTGTAGTAGGTACGGGCCTTGCCGTTCTGCAGAAAGCTTTCCGGCACGCGCAGAGCGAGGGT encodes:
- a CDS encoding LLM class flavin-dependent oxidoreductase, with translation MAKKKILLNAFNMNCIGHINHGLWTHPRDNSTQYKTLEYWTELAQLLERGLFDGLFIADIVGVYDVYQNSVDVTLKESIQLPVNDPLLLVSAMAAVTRNLGFGLTANLTYETPYLFARRMSTLDHLSRGRVGWNIVTGYLDSAARAMGLTEQVEHDRRYDQADEYLEVLYKLWEGSWEDGAVINDREQRVYARPDKVHKVRHKGEFYQVEGYHLCEPSPQRTPVLFQAGSSERGLQFAGQNAECVFISGQNKAATREQVDKVRASAVAAGRNPDGIKVFMGLNVIVGATEAIAREKYAEYRSYASAEAGVAHFAASTGIDFAEYELDEPIQYVKSNAIQSATKNLKNNDWTRQRLLDQHALGGRYITLVGSPEQVADELESWIEETGLDGFNLTRIVTPESYVDFIDLVIPELQRRGSYKTAYEDGSLRKKLFPEGNAHLPDNHAGSRHRHHGFATEVALTHSP
- a CDS encoding SfnB family sulfur acquisition oxidoreductase: MSFTPPPVVITSDAQALQVASELAQTFTTDSALRDRERRLPTPELDLFSQSGLWGISVPKAFGGAGVSTVTLAKVVQIIAQADGSLGQIPQNHFYALEVLRVNGSEQQQARLYAEVLAGKRFGNALAELGTKTASERTTRLERDGDGYRINGRKFYATGALYAQRIPTSVIDDQGIQQLAFVPHDSTGLSVIDDWSGFGQRTTGSGSVVFEHVYVSAEDVIPFQSAFERPTTVGPLAQILHAAIDTGIARAAFEDALVFVRTRTRPWIDSGIEKAVDDPLTLHSFGKLGIRLHAAEALLERAGEYLDIAQADSNDQTLAAASIAVAEARAISTEISLEAGSRLFELAGSQSTLAEHGLDRHWRNARVHTLHDPVRWKYHAIGNYYLNDTNPPRRGTL
- a CDS encoding SfnB family sulfur acquisition oxidoreductase, with the protein product MLHNDAQAIAAAHELAGIARLNAARRDQERRLPWPEIEQFTRNGLGSISVPKAYGGPQVSFVTIAEVFRIISAADPALGQIPQNQFGILHLLQDGANEQQKKSLFQSVLDGWRIGNAGPERGTKNTLELKARITADGDRFVINGQKFYSTGALFAHWVAVKALDDEGRQVMAFVKRGAPGLSIVDDWSGFGQRTTASGTVLLNNVPVEAEHVVDNWRLALTPNIQGAVSQLIQAAIDAGIAREAIDEAITFVRERARPWVDANVERASDDPYVIADIGKLKLDLHAAEALLRKAAQTLDEVNAAPIDEDSAARASIAVARAKVLTTEISLLASEKLFELAGSRATLAQFNLDRHWRNARVHTLHDPVRWKYYAVGAWHLNGTLPARHSWI